Proteins from one Thermococcus sp. M36 genomic window:
- a CDS encoding 50S ribosomal protein L3, with protein MGKIHRPRRGSLAYSPRKRAKSIVPRIRKWPKDSEVRMLGFAGYKAGMTHILMIDDRPGLTKGKEIFMPVTVVEVPPLFVYGIRAYRQGYLGLETATEVWFHELNDYVKRRIKTLPKDYNEEAFKEKLGQLEDLVNDGEIVDVRLLVHTQPWLIKLKKKPEVMEYAIGGDVKAKFDYAKERIGKELRASEVLHEGELLDVIAVTKGKGTQGPVKRWGIKIQFHKAQRAGKGRHVGNLGPWHPTRVMWTVPQAGQMGFHHRTEFNKRLIAIGENGKLKLDEKNEIEITPKGGFPHYGIIRSDFLMIQGTIPGSFKRIIRVRPAIRPPKKKPPVERPQITYISRESKQ; from the coding sequence ATGGGAAAAATACACAGGCCAAGGAGAGGTTCACTGGCTTACTCCCCGAGAAAGAGGGCCAAGAGCATAGTCCCGAGAATCAGGAAGTGGCCGAAGGACAGCGAAGTCAGGATGCTCGGTTTCGCCGGCTACAAGGCTGGCATGACCCACATCCTCATGATAGACGACAGGCCAGGGCTCACCAAGGGCAAGGAAATATTCATGCCGGTCACGGTAGTCGAGGTCCCGCCGCTCTTCGTCTACGGCATCAGGGCCTACAGGCAGGGCTACCTCGGACTTGAAACTGCCACCGAGGTCTGGTTCCACGAGCTCAACGACTACGTCAAGAGGAGGATAAAGACCCTGCCGAAGGACTACAACGAGGAGGCCTTCAAGGAGAAGCTCGGCCAGCTAGAGGACCTCGTCAACGACGGCGAGATAGTTGACGTCAGGCTTCTCGTCCACACCCAGCCGTGGCTCATCAAGCTCAAGAAGAAGCCCGAGGTCATGGAGTACGCCATCGGCGGCGACGTCAAGGCCAAGTTTGACTACGCCAAGGAGAGGATAGGCAAGGAGCTCCGCGCGAGCGAGGTTCTCCACGAGGGAGAGCTCCTCGACGTCATAGCCGTCACCAAGGGCAAGGGAACCCAGGGCCCCGTCAAGCGCTGGGGTATTAAGATCCAGTTCCACAAGGCCCAGAGGGCTGGAAAGGGCAGGCACGTCGGTAACCTCGGTCCGTGGCACCCGACCAGGGTCATGTGGACCGTTCCGCAGGCCGGTCAGATGGGCTTCCACCACAGGACTGAGTTCAACAAGAGGCTCATTGCCATAGGCGAGAACGGCAAGCTCAAGCTCGACGAGAAGAACGAGATAGAGATTACCCCGAAGGGAGGCTTCCCGCACTACGGCATCATAAGGAGCGATTTCCTCATGATACAGGGCACTATACCGGGTTCCTTCAAGAGGATAATCAGGGTCAGGCCGGCTATAAGGCCGCCGAAGAAGAAGCCGCCCGTTGAGAGGCCGCAGATAACCTACATCAGTAGGGAATCCAAGCAGTGA
- a CDS encoding putative RNA uridine N3 methyltransferase — protein MAWHVFIPDSLLEETDDPKIRTYKVGQIARAAAIFGVEHVWIYRAGGRDGRFIKTILEYAETPQYLRKRLFPLMPELRYVGVIPPLRTPHHKLKGKPRVGEIREGFSFRKGRRVYADIGLDELALVEGDVEGRATFRIVSVRPLRVIPARPEEYWGYRVHLTGKSLAKTLKKARLDLVIATSRKGRDIREVKLPPLEGEVGFVFGSPRKGVMELLGEEDYNFDLILNTVPNQRTKTVRTEEAVLATLAVFNLIRRD, from the coding sequence ATGGCCTGGCACGTCTTCATTCCGGATTCGCTCCTCGAAGAAACCGACGACCCGAAAATCAGGACGTACAAGGTTGGCCAAATAGCCAGGGCAGCGGCGATCTTCGGTGTCGAGCATGTCTGGATCTACAGGGCCGGCGGCAGGGACGGAAGGTTCATCAAAACCATACTGGAGTACGCGGAAACGCCCCAGTACCTCAGAAAGAGGCTGTTCCCCCTCATGCCGGAACTCAGGTACGTCGGCGTCATCCCGCCGCTGAGAACCCCTCACCACAAGCTCAAGGGAAAACCAAGGGTCGGCGAAATCCGCGAGGGCTTCTCCTTCAGGAAGGGCCGCAGGGTTTACGCCGACATCGGCCTCGACGAGCTCGCTTTGGTAGAGGGGGACGTTGAAGGACGTGCAACGTTCAGGATTGTCTCAGTAAGGCCGCTCAGGGTCATACCAGCAAGGCCAGAGGAGTATTGGGGATACAGAGTGCATCTCACGGGGAAGTCACTGGCGAAAACACTTAAAAAGGCCAGGCTGGATCTGGTCATCGCGACCTCGAGGAAGGGTCGCGACATTCGAGAGGTGAAGCTTCCCCCACTAGAGGGGGAGGTCGGATTCGTCTTCGGCTCACCGAGGAAAGGCGTGATGGAGCTCCTCGGCGAGGAGGATTATAACTTTGATCTAATCCTCAACACGGTTCCGAATCAGCGGACTAAAACGGTCCGCACCGAGGAGGCCGTGCTGGCCACACTCGCGGTGTTTAATCTCATAAGGAGGGATTGA
- the rpl4p gene encoding 50S ribosomal protein L4, with translation MKVKVFNLEGEPVEEIELPKVFATPFRPDLIRRAVIASWTHRIQPQGRDPLAGKRRVTENIGKGHGMARVERIKTSPRFAAFVPFARGGRRTHPPKVEKIIWEDINKKERRLAIMSAIAATTNYDLVRARGHVVDNIPQVPLVVVDDLEKVFKTAQTREIFKKLGVWDDIERAKKNTKIRAGKGKMRGRRYKKAKGPLIVVAKNEGIVQGARNHPGVDVVVVDNLGVEMLAPGTHPGRLTIWTKGAIERLREIYG, from the coding sequence ATGAAGGTTAAGGTTTTCAATCTCGAAGGCGAGCCAGTCGAGGAGATAGAGCTTCCAAAGGTCTTTGCCACTCCCTTCAGGCCCGACCTCATCAGGAGGGCTGTCATCGCCTCATGGACCCACAGGATTCAGCCCCAGGGTAGGGATCCGCTCGCTGGAAAGAGAAGGGTCACAGAGAACATCGGAAAGGGCCACGGAATGGCGAGGGTTGAGAGGATAAAGACCTCCCCAAGGTTCGCTGCCTTCGTCCCGTTCGCTAGGGGTGGAAGGAGAACCCACCCGCCGAAGGTCGAGAAGATCATCTGGGAGGACATCAACAAGAAGGAGCGCAGGCTCGCCATCATGAGCGCCATAGCTGCCACCACCAACTACGACCTCGTCAGGGCCAGGGGACACGTCGTTGACAACATCCCGCAGGTCCCCCTCGTTGTCGTTGATGACCTTGAGAAGGTCTTCAAGACCGCTCAGACCAGGGAGATATTCAAGAAGCTCGGTGTCTGGGACGACATTGAGAGGGCCAAGAAGAACACTAAGATTCGTGCAGGTAAGGGTAAGATGCGCGGAAGGCGCTACAAGAAGGCCAAGGGGCCGCTCATCGTCGTTGCGAAGAACGAAGGCATCGTCCAGGGAGCCAGGAACCACCCGGGCGTCGACGTTGTGGTCGTTGACAACCTCGGCGTTGAGATGCTCGCTCCGGGTACCCACCCGGGAAGGCTCACCATCTGGACGAAGGGAGCTATAGAGAGGCTTAGGGAGATTTACGGGTGA